The Paraburkholderia acidisoli genome contains a region encoding:
- a CDS encoding EAL domain-containing protein — MSARAPLLRAAPGVGALIAQRQLRAVFQPIVDFENGAILGYEGLIRGPAGSPLESPAALFSRAHAEGCTAALEREAALTCIEAFARLDSPAKLFLNFSADALRQFTETGDAGDAARALFSGPIDPARIVIELTEQSAVDDLRDFAPVVERLRAAGAQFALDDYGTANASLSLWARLQPDIVKIDRFFIHDIANDPLKFEAVRAMQHFAQASGARLVAEGIENAADLIVLRDMGIACGQGFFFGRPETEPLRALAPEAREAIRAGHIAVFPEATRSAATQAAGTAPAEKMRVRAPALPRHATNNDVLELFNSRADLHAVAVVEGETPVALINRRAFMDRYALPYHRELFGKKACMQFANASPVLIEQTMSVEQMATLLASDDQRYLADGFVFTDNGRYAGLGTGESLVRAVTEVRIQAARYANPLTFLPGNIPISSHIERLLSHDAGFHACYVDLNQFKPFNDQYGYWQGDEVLKFAAQVLADVCDPTRDFLGHVGGDDFLILFQSESWRDLACRAIQTFNAGALRFYAPEDRRGGGIHGEDRHGNPTFFTFVTMAIGCVRVAPGDGARHSSDAIASLAALAKRRAKQEASGLFVIEANERFPTLTSVPGGDR, encoded by the coding sequence ATGTCTGCTCGCGCGCCACTCCTACGCGCCGCGCCCGGTGTTGGGGCTTTGATCGCCCAACGCCAGTTGCGCGCCGTCTTTCAGCCGATTGTCGATTTCGAGAACGGCGCGATCCTGGGCTACGAAGGGCTCATTCGCGGGCCGGCCGGCTCGCCGCTCGAATCTCCCGCGGCGCTGTTTTCGCGCGCCCACGCCGAAGGCTGCACGGCCGCGCTCGAACGCGAAGCGGCACTCACCTGTATCGAAGCGTTCGCGCGGCTCGACTCGCCCGCCAAACTGTTCCTCAATTTCAGCGCCGACGCGCTGCGCCAGTTCACCGAAACCGGCGACGCGGGCGACGCCGCGCGCGCGCTCTTCAGCGGCCCGATCGATCCCGCGCGCATCGTCATCGAACTCACCGAGCAAAGCGCCGTCGACGACCTGCGCGACTTCGCGCCCGTGGTCGAACGCCTGCGCGCGGCGGGCGCCCAGTTCGCGCTCGACGACTACGGCACGGCCAACGCGAGCCTGAGCCTGTGGGCCAGGCTGCAACCCGACATCGTCAAGATCGACCGCTTCTTCATTCACGACATCGCCAACGACCCGCTCAAGTTCGAAGCCGTGCGCGCCATGCAGCATTTCGCGCAGGCGAGCGGCGCGCGGCTCGTGGCCGAGGGCATCGAAAACGCCGCCGACCTGATCGTGCTGCGCGACATGGGCATCGCCTGCGGCCAGGGCTTCTTCTTCGGCCGGCCGGAAACCGAGCCGCTGCGCGCGCTCGCGCCCGAAGCGCGCGAGGCGATTCGCGCGGGCCATATCGCCGTGTTTCCGGAAGCCACGCGCAGCGCGGCGACGCAGGCCGCGGGCACCGCGCCCGCCGAGAAAATGCGGGTGCGCGCGCCCGCCTTGCCGCGTCACGCGACCAATAACGACGTGCTCGAACTCTTCAACAGCCGCGCCGACCTGCACGCGGTGGCCGTGGTCGAGGGCGAGACGCCGGTCGCGCTCATCAACCGGCGCGCTTTCATGGACCGCTACGCGCTGCCGTATCACCGCGAATTGTTCGGCAAGAAGGCCTGCATGCAGTTCGCCAACGCCTCGCCCGTGCTGATCGAGCAGACCATGAGCGTGGAGCAGATGGCGACGCTGCTCGCGAGCGACGACCAGCGCTATCTCGCCGACGGTTTCGTCTTCACCGACAACGGCCGCTACGCCGGTCTCGGCACCGGCGAAAGCCTCGTGCGCGCCGTGACCGAAGTGCGCATCCAGGCCGCGCGTTACGCGAATCCGCTCACGTTTTTGCCGGGCAACATTCCGATCAGCTCGCATATCGAGCGGCTGCTGTCGCACGACGCGGGCTTCCATGCGTGCTACGTCGACCTGAACCAGTTCAAGCCGTTCAACGACCAGTACGGCTACTGGCAGGGCGACGAAGTGCTGAAGTTCGCGGCGCAGGTGCTCGCCGACGTGTGCGATCCCACGCGCGACTTTCTCGGCCACGTGGGCGGCGACGACTTCCTGATCCTGTTCCAGAGCGAAAGCTGGCGCGACCTCGCGTGCCGCGCGATCCAGACGTTCAACGCGGGCGCGCTGCGCTTCTACGCGCCCGAGGACCGGCGCGGCGGCGGCATCCACGGCGAAGACCGCCATGGCAATCCGACCTTCTTCACCTTCGTGACGATGGCGATCGGCTGCGTGCGCGTCGCGCCCGGCGACGGCGCGCGCCATAGCAGCGACGCGATCGCCTCGCTCGCGGCATTGGCCAAACGGCGCGCGAAACAGGAAGCGTCGGGGCTGTTCGTGATCGAAGCCAACGAACGCTTTCCCACGCTCACCAGCGTGCCCGGGGGTGATCGTTGA
- a CDS encoding bile acid:sodium symporter family protein, with product MARPKFLPDNFTLCLVGTVILASLLPVHGQSATAFNWLTNIAVGLLFFLHGAKLSREAIIAGATHWRLHLVVLASTFVLFPVLGLVLKPVLSPLVTPALYAGVLFLCTLPSTVQSSIAFTSIARGNVPAAVCSASASSLIGIFVTPALVSVVVTNQNAGGTSAWHTVGNIVLQLLVPFVAGQLLRPLIGRWIERNKSVLKFVDQGSILFVVYGAFSEAVNEGLWHHIPLAALGGLLVVNAVLLALALGITIFTSKKLGFSRADQITIIFCGSKKSLAAGVPMAKVIFASNAVGAVVLPLMLFHQMQLMVCAALAQRWGARDLSAERDATRGEESGASAGERTAAARR from the coding sequence ATGGCTCGTCCGAAATTCCTGCCCGATAACTTCACGTTGTGCCTCGTCGGCACCGTGATCCTCGCGAGTCTGCTGCCCGTGCACGGCCAGTCCGCCACCGCGTTCAACTGGCTGACCAACATCGCCGTCGGCCTGCTGTTCTTCCTGCACGGCGCGAAGCTCTCGCGCGAAGCGATCATCGCGGGCGCAACGCACTGGCGTCTGCACCTCGTCGTGCTCGCGAGCACCTTCGTCCTCTTCCCCGTGCTCGGGCTCGTGCTCAAGCCGGTGCTCTCGCCGCTCGTCACGCCCGCGCTCTACGCCGGCGTGCTGTTCCTCTGCACGCTGCCTTCCACGGTGCAATCGTCGATCGCCTTCACCTCCATCGCGCGCGGCAACGTGCCCGCGGCCGTGTGCAGCGCGTCGGCGTCGAGCCTGATCGGCATCTTCGTCACGCCCGCGCTGGTGAGCGTGGTCGTCACGAACCAGAACGCGGGCGGCACCTCGGCGTGGCATACGGTGGGCAACATCGTGCTGCAACTGCTCGTGCCGTTCGTCGCGGGTCAATTGCTGCGCCCGCTGATCGGCCGCTGGATCGAGCGCAACAAGAGCGTGCTCAAGTTCGTCGATCAGGGTTCGATTCTGTTCGTGGTGTATGGCGCGTTTTCGGAAGCCGTGAACGAAGGCCTCTGGCATCACATTCCGCTCGCGGCGCTGGGCGGCCTGCTGGTCGTGAACGCCGTGCTGCTCGCGCTGGCGCTGGGTATCACCATCTTCACGAGCAAGAAGCTCGGCTTCTCGCGCGCGGACCAGATCACCATCATCTTCTGCGGCTCGAAGAAGAGCCTCGCGGCCGGCGTGCCGATGGCCAAGGTGATCTTCGCGTCGAACGCCGTGGGCGCGGTCGTGCTGCCGCTCATGCTGTTCCATCAGATGCAGCTGATGGTGTGCGCGGCCCTCGCGCAACGCTGGGGCGCACGCGACCTGAGCGCGGAGCGCGACGCCACACGCGGCGAAGAATCGGGTGCCAGCGCGGGCGAACGCACGGCCGCCGCCCGCCGGTAG
- a CDS encoding porin gives MNTTKSRALRTTLKASAIAAVLAAASSSALAQSSVQLYGQVDEWVGATRFPGSQTAWNVGGGGMSTSYWGMKGSEDLGNGYKAIFTLESFFRAQNGNYGRFTGDTFFARNAYVGLESPYGTVTAGRLTTQLFVSTILFNPFIDSYTFSPMVYHVYLGLSTFPTYTTDQGVVGDSGWNNAVQYSTPNFNGLSGSAMYAFGNQAGQNGQKKWSVQGLYFHGPFAATAVYQYVNFNNTPGDIGSIISGDTTVVGLKSQGVAQVGLSYDLKYVKFFGQYMYTANWEQIGSFHVNTAQGGVSAPVGPGTVMASYAYSRDTGGLNQTHQTAAVGYDYALSKRTDLYAAYMYDHYDNMSSGMTYGVGIRAKF, from the coding sequence ATGAACACCACGAAGAGCCGCGCGCTGCGCACCACCCTGAAGGCGAGTGCGATCGCCGCCGTACTTGCCGCCGCGTCGTCGTCGGCATTGGCGCAGTCGAGCGTCCAGCTCTACGGTCAGGTCGACGAATGGGTCGGCGCGACGCGCTTTCCGGGCAGCCAGACGGCCTGGAACGTGGGCGGCGGCGGTATGTCGACGTCGTACTGGGGCATGAAGGGTTCGGAAGACCTCGGCAACGGCTACAAGGCGATCTTCACCCTTGAAAGCTTCTTCCGCGCGCAAAACGGCAACTACGGCCGCTTCACCGGCGACACCTTCTTCGCGCGTAACGCGTATGTGGGCCTCGAGTCGCCGTACGGTACGGTCACGGCGGGCCGCCTGACCACGCAGCTCTTCGTCTCCACGATTCTGTTCAACCCGTTCATCGACTCGTACACCTTCTCGCCGATGGTGTACCACGTGTACCTCGGCCTCTCGACGTTCCCGACCTACACGACCGACCAGGGCGTGGTGGGCGACTCGGGCTGGAACAACGCGGTGCAGTACTCGACGCCCAACTTCAACGGCCTCTCGGGCTCGGCCATGTACGCGTTCGGCAACCAGGCCGGCCAGAACGGCCAGAAGAAGTGGAGCGTGCAGGGCCTGTACTTCCACGGCCCGTTCGCGGCCACGGCCGTGTACCAGTACGTGAACTTCAACAACACGCCGGGCGACATCGGCAGCATCATCAGCGGCGACACGACCGTGGTCGGCCTGAAGAGCCAGGGCGTCGCGCAGGTCGGCCTCTCGTACGACCTCAAGTACGTGAAGTTCTTCGGCCAGTACATGTACACGGCGAACTGGGAGCAGATTGGCAGCTTCCACGTGAACACGGCGCAAGGCGGCGTTTCGGCACCGGTCGGCCCGGGCACGGTGATGGCCTCGTACGCGTACTCGCGCGACACGGGCGGCCTGAACCAGACGCACCAGACGGCGGCCGTGGGCTACGACTACGCGCTCTCGAAGCGCACCGACCTCTACGCGGCGTACATGTACGACCACTACGACAACATGTCGAGCGGCATGACCTACGGCGTGGGCATTCGCGCGAAGTTCTAG
- a CDS encoding LysR family transcriptional regulator, translated as MDTLVSMNVFRQVVEAGSFVAAAERLGMSAAMASKHVAHLEQQLGARLLNRTTRRVAPTEAGREYYERLALALTELDEAGQAVGAASVVPQGRLRVSSLTAFGLRHVMGAVADYAADFPQVTVDITLSDRVVELIDEGFDVAIRAAPSGLKSSSLIARPLATAHIVLCAAPDYLRRHGMPQTVADLARHRFVQYAGASAQELALSADGPGASAAKLKPGGNLIVNHLEALRVVMLQGGGLSMLGTEVVGDDIAEGRLVPLLVDALPPRELPIYAVYASRRHLSAKVRSFVDFLAARFSARELWPDVAAIRAAAARAQRDFEA; from the coding sequence ATGGATACCCTCGTCAGCATGAACGTGTTCCGCCAGGTGGTGGAGGCGGGCAGTTTCGTCGCGGCCGCGGAGCGCCTGGGCATGTCGGCGGCGATGGCGAGCAAGCACGTCGCGCATCTGGAGCAGCAGCTCGGCGCGCGCCTCCTGAACCGCACCACGCGCCGCGTCGCGCCCACCGAGGCGGGCCGCGAATACTACGAGCGTCTCGCGCTCGCACTCACCGAACTCGACGAAGCCGGCCAGGCCGTGGGCGCCGCGAGCGTCGTGCCGCAGGGCCGGCTGCGCGTCTCCTCGCTAACGGCGTTCGGATTGCGGCACGTGATGGGCGCCGTGGCCGACTACGCGGCGGACTTCCCGCAGGTGACCGTCGACATCACGCTGTCCGACCGCGTGGTCGAGTTGATCGACGAGGGTTTCGACGTGGCGATTCGCGCCGCGCCTTCGGGCCTGAAGTCGTCCTCGCTGATCGCGCGGCCGCTCGCGACCGCGCACATCGTGCTGTGCGCGGCGCCCGACTACCTGCGCCGCCACGGCATGCCGCAGACGGTGGCCGATCTCGCGCGCCATCGCTTCGTGCAATACGCGGGGGCCTCGGCGCAGGAACTCGCCTTATCCGCCGACGGCCCGGGCGCGAGCGCCGCGAAGCTCAAGCCGGGCGGCAATCTCATCGTCAACCATCTCGAAGCGCTGCGCGTGGTGATGCTGCAAGGCGGCGGGCTTTCCATGCTCGGCACCGAGGTGGTCGGCGACGACATCGCGGAAGGCCGCCTCGTGCCGCTGCTCGTGGACGCGCTGCCGCCGCGCGAGCTGCCGATCTACGCCGTGTACGCGAGCCGTCGCCATCTTTCGGCGAAGGTGCGTTCGTTCGTCGATTTCCTCGCGGCGCGGTTTTCGGCACGCGAATTGTGGCCCGACGTGGCAGCGATACGCGCGGCCGCCGCCCGGGCGCAGCGCGATTTCGAGGCCTGA
- a CDS encoding NAD(P)H-dependent flavin oxidoreductase has protein sequence MALPAVLQNLALPVVASPMFIVSYPELVLAQCKAGIVGSFPALNARPAELLDEWLTQIQSELAAHKAANPDAVIGPIAVNQIVHQSNARLEHDVRVCVEHKVPIFITSLRAPPKELLDAVHSYGGIVLHDVINLRHATKALEAGVDGLILVAAGAGGHAGTTSPFALVGEVRKMFDGPIVLSGAIANGGSILAAQAMGADLAYMGTRFIATREAHAVDAYKHAIVEASASDIIYTNLFTGVHGNYIRESIVNAGLDPDALPESDKSKMDFGAGSSKAKAWKDVWGAGQGVGLMDDVPAVAELVARLKGEYDEAKARLGIGAR, from the coding sequence ATGGCATTGCCCGCCGTCCTGCAAAACCTCGCGCTGCCCGTCGTGGCCTCGCCGATGTTCATCGTCAGCTACCCCGAGCTCGTGCTCGCGCAATGCAAGGCGGGTATCGTCGGCTCGTTCCCGGCGCTCAATGCGCGCCCGGCCGAACTGCTCGACGAATGGCTCACGCAGATCCAGAGCGAACTCGCGGCGCACAAGGCCGCGAACCCCGACGCCGTGATCGGCCCGATCGCCGTGAACCAGATCGTCCATCAGTCGAATGCGCGGCTCGAGCACGACGTGCGCGTGTGCGTGGAGCACAAGGTGCCGATCTTCATCACGAGCCTGCGCGCGCCGCCGAAGGAGCTGCTCGACGCCGTGCACAGCTACGGCGGCATCGTGCTGCATGACGTCATCAATCTGCGGCACGCGACCAAAGCGCTCGAGGCGGGCGTCGACGGGCTGATTCTGGTGGCGGCGGGCGCGGGCGGCCACGCGGGCACGACCTCGCCGTTCGCGCTGGTGGGCGAAGTGCGCAAGATGTTCGACGGCCCCATCGTGCTCTCGGGCGCGATCGCCAACGGCGGCTCGATTCTCGCCGCGCAGGCCATGGGCGCCGACCTCGCCTACATGGGCACGCGCTTCATCGCCACGCGCGAGGCGCACGCCGTGGACGCGTACAAGCACGCGATCGTCGAAGCCAGCGCTTCGGACATCATCTACACGAACCTCTTCACGGGCGTGCACGGCAACTACATCCGCGAAAGCATCGTGAACGCCGGGCTCGATCCCGACGCGCTGCCCGAATCCGACAAGTCGAAGATGGACTTCGGCGCGGGCAGCTCGAAGGCGAAGGCGTGGAAGGACGTATGGGGCGCGGGCCAGGGCGTCGGCCTGATGGACGACGTGCCCGCGGTGGCGGAACTCGTCGCGCGGCTCAAGGGCGAGTACGACGAGGCGAAGGCGCGGCTGGGAATTGGCGCGCGCTGA
- a CDS encoding alpha/beta fold hydrolase: MSFDGFQPFSVRTASGVDICGVKGGDGPPLLLLHGHPQTHMIWHRCASALARRFTVIATDLRGYGASAKPDSEAGDATHAAYSKRAMAADQVDVMRQFGFERFLVCAHDRGARVAHRMALDHAQAVERLMLLDIAPTLAMYEQTSREFATLYFHWFFLIQPEPLPETLISANPDVYIERVMGSRHAGLAPFSPEALDAYRAALRQPGAVHAMCEDYRASATIDLEHDRADLERGNKVACPLRVLWGEAGVIERCFDPLAEWRKVARDVSGRALPCGHYIPEEASDVLVEEMLAFFETTER; the protein is encoded by the coding sequence ATGTCCTTCGATGGATTCCAGCCCTTCAGCGTTCGCACCGCGAGCGGCGTCGACATCTGCGGAGTGAAAGGCGGCGACGGGCCGCCGCTCTTGCTGTTGCACGGCCACCCGCAGACTCACATGATCTGGCATCGCTGCGCAAGCGCGCTCGCGCGGCGCTTCACCGTGATCGCCACCGACCTGCGCGGCTACGGCGCCTCGGCCAAGCCGGACAGCGAGGCTGGCGACGCCACGCACGCGGCGTACTCGAAACGCGCGATGGCCGCCGATCAGGTCGACGTCATGCGTCAGTTCGGTTTCGAGCGCTTTCTGGTCTGCGCGCATGATCGCGGCGCGCGTGTGGCGCATCGCATGGCGCTCGATCACGCGCAGGCCGTCGAACGGCTGATGCTGCTCGACATCGCGCCCACGCTGGCCATGTACGAGCAAACCAGCCGCGAATTCGCCACGCTCTATTTCCACTGGTTCTTCCTGATCCAGCCCGAGCCGTTGCCCGAAACGCTGATCTCGGCCAACCCCGACGTCTACATCGAACGCGTGATGGGCAGCCGCCACGCCGGTCTCGCGCCGTTCTCGCCGGAAGCGCTCGACGCGTATCGCGCGGCGCTGCGCCAGCCCGGCGCCGTGCACGCGATGTGCGAGGACTACCGCGCCTCGGCCACCATCGACCTCGAACACGATCGCGCCGATCTCGAACGCGGCAACAAGGTCGCGTGCCCGCTGCGCGTGCTGTGGGGCGAAGCCGGCGTGATCGAACGCTGCTTCGATCCGCTCGCCGAATGGCGCAAGGTCGCGCGCGACGTGAGCGGCCGCGCGCTGCCGTGCGGCCACTACATTCCCGAGGAAGCGAGCGACGTGCTCGTCGAGGAAATGCTGGCGTTCTTCGAGACCACCGAGCGCTGA
- a CDS encoding DUF445 domain-containing protein: MTPPHDSDALPTSATARDEAELARAKRRALLLLIVAAVVFVATALSPPGVVIDGIKAVSEAAMVGALADWFAVVALFRRVPIPFVSARTGVIPRNKDRIADELAVFVRDKFLDVGSLVALIRRHDPVERLAVWLTAPDNARHLGDYAVRVMSGLLGLTDDARIQTFIRDGLHAALARVDLSKSAGAILDTLTKDGRHQELLDQMLDQLGALLSEESTRAFVAARIVDGLKGEFPKTEKILPSGWIGESGARVLESAVNRLLLQVSEDREHHLRQKFDEVVHKLIVQLKSDPAFLRKGEELKASLREGSALNDYTRELWDSLRAWLRDDLAREDSSLHAKVAAAGHWLGETLAADAALRASLNGHLEDAARAMAPDFAQYLTHHIRDTVRHWDTRDTARLIELKIGKDLQEIRVNGTVIGGTIGLGLYLCSYGFEWLRIALGY; encoded by the coding sequence ATGACGCCACCGCACGACTCCGATGCCTTGCCGACCTCCGCCACCGCGCGCGACGAAGCCGAACTCGCGCGCGCCAAGCGCCGCGCCTTGCTGCTGCTGATCGTTGCGGCCGTGGTGTTCGTGGCCACGGCGCTCTCGCCGCCCGGCGTTGTCATCGACGGTATCAAGGCCGTGAGCGAAGCCGCCATGGTGGGCGCGCTCGCCGACTGGTTCGCCGTGGTCGCGCTGTTCCGGCGCGTGCCGATCCCGTTCGTTTCCGCGCGCACGGGCGTGATTCCGCGCAACAAGGATCGCATCGCCGACGAACTCGCCGTGTTCGTGCGCGACAAGTTTCTCGACGTGGGCTCGCTGGTCGCGTTGATCCGCCGTCACGATCCGGTCGAACGGCTCGCCGTGTGGCTCACCGCGCCCGACAACGCGCGGCATCTCGGCGACTACGCGGTGCGCGTGATGTCGGGGCTGCTCGGCCTCACCGACGACGCGCGCATCCAGACGTTCATTCGCGACGGGCTGCATGCGGCGCTCGCGCGCGTCGATCTCTCGAAGTCGGCGGGCGCGATACTCGACACGCTCACCAAAGACGGCCGGCATCAGGAATTGCTCGACCAGATGCTCGACCAGCTCGGCGCGCTGCTGAGCGAGGAGAGCACGCGCGCGTTCGTGGCGGCGCGGATCGTCGACGGGCTCAAGGGCGAATTTCCGAAGACGGAGAAGATTCTGCCCTCGGGCTGGATTGGCGAAAGTGGCGCGCGGGTGCTCGAAAGCGCGGTGAATCGCCTGTTGCTGCAGGTGAGCGAGGACCGCGAGCATCACCTGCGGCAGAAGTTCGACGAAGTGGTGCACAAGCTGATCGTGCAGCTCAAGAGCGATCCCGCGTTTCTGCGCAAGGGCGAGGAACTGAAGGCGAGCCTGCGCGAAGGCAGCGCGCTCAACGACTACACGCGCGAACTGTGGGACAGCCTGCGCGCGTGGCTGCGCGACGACCTCGCGCGGGAGGATTCCTCGCTGCATGCGAAGGTCGCGGCGGCGGGCCACTGGCTCGGCGAAACGCTGGCCGCCGACGCCGCCTTGCGCGCCTCGCTCAACGGCCATCTCGAAGACGCCGCGCGCGCGATGGCGCCCGATTTCGCGCAGTACCTCACGCATCACATTCGCGACACCGTGCGCCACTGGGACACGCGCGACACGGCGCGGCTCATCGAGCTGAAGATCGGCAAGGACTTGCAGGAGATTCGCGTGAACGGCACGGTGATCGGCGGCACCATCGGGCTGGGGCTGTATCTGTGCTCGTACGGGTTCGAATGGCTGCGCATTGCGCTCGGCTATTGA
- a CDS encoding MBL fold metallo-hydrolase, whose product MSATAQPAPLPASLRVFERGWLSSNNVLIADTQRAALIDTGYATHAAQTVALVRHALGARPLDLVVNTHLHSDHCGGNARLQAQWPACATLVPSASANAVRDWDEARLTFRATGQTCERFGFTGTLAAGDRLALGGFEWTAIGAPGHDPDSLMLYAAEPRVLISADALWENGFGVIFPELDGASGFAEQHAVLDAIAQLDIDVVIPGHGAPFANVGAALERAYSRLAWLRANPARNAKNALKVLIVFKLLEVRAMTFEALEALLDHAALMRAAAQSLAPRAAWPALLRELVAELVKAGALVANGECIEAPAAAV is encoded by the coding sequence ATGAGCGCGACCGCCCAGCCTGCCCCGTTGCCCGCGTCCTTGCGCGTGTTCGAGCGCGGCTGGCTCTCGTCGAACAACGTGTTGATCGCCGATACGCAACGCGCCGCGCTCATCGACACGGGCTACGCCACGCACGCCGCTCAAACCGTCGCGCTCGTGCGGCACGCGCTCGGCGCGCGCCCGCTCGACCTCGTCGTCAACACGCATCTGCATTCGGATCATTGCGGCGGCAACGCGCGCCTGCAAGCGCAATGGCCCGCGTGCGCCACGCTCGTGCCGTCCGCGAGCGCGAACGCCGTGCGCGACTGGGACGAAGCGCGCCTCACGTTTCGCGCCACGGGCCAGACCTGCGAACGCTTTGGCTTCACGGGCACGCTCGCGGCCGGCGACCGGCTCGCGCTGGGCGGTTTCGAGTGGACCGCGATCGGCGCGCCGGGCCACGATCCCGACTCGCTCATGCTCTACGCCGCCGAGCCGCGCGTGCTGATCAGCGCGGACGCGCTCTGGGAAAACGGCTTCGGCGTGATCTTTCCCGAACTCGACGGCGCGAGCGGCTTTGCCGAGCAGCACGCGGTGCTCGACGCCATCGCGCAACTCGATATCGACGTGGTCATTCCGGGTCACGGCGCGCCGTTCGCAAACGTCGGGGCCGCGCTCGAACGCGCGTACTCGCGCCTCGCCTGGCTGCGCGCCAATCCCGCGCGCAACGCGAAAAACGCGCTCAAGGTGCTGATCGTGTTCAAGCTGCTGGAAGTGCGCGCGATGACGTTCGAGGCGCTCGAGGCACTGCTGGATCACGCCGCGCTCATGCGCGCCGCCGCGCAGTCACTCGCGCCGCGCGCCGCCTGGCCCGCGCTGTTGCGCGAACTCGTGGCGGAACTGGTGAAGGCGGGCGCGCTTGTCGCAAACGGCGAGTGTATCGAGGCACCCGCCGCCGCGGTGTGA
- a CDS encoding MaoC family dehydratase, translated as MTAPARVVTIGETFRSTLALTPESVKSFTRLVNDLNPLHLDDAYAAQSRFGGLIASGTQPTAHFMALLATHFSQYAQPLGLEFDMKLKRAAYATDVITFEWRVEEAYWKPSLNGDLVKLAGEAVNQNGEVLVVGRSTILVMPKPAHAAQ; from the coding sequence ATGACCGCGCCCGCGCGCGTCGTGACGATCGGCGAGACGTTTCGCTCGACGCTCGCGCTCACGCCCGAATCGGTGAAATCGTTCACGCGGCTCGTGAACGACCTCAACCCGCTGCATCTCGACGACGCCTACGCGGCGCAGAGCCGTTTCGGCGGCCTGATCGCGTCGGGCACGCAGCCCACGGCGCATTTCATGGCGCTGCTCGCCACGCATTTCTCGCAATACGCGCAGCCGCTCGGGCTCGAATTCGACATGAAGCTCAAGCGCGCCGCGTATGCCACCGACGTGATCACCTTCGAATGGCGCGTGGAAGAGGCGTACTGGAAGCCGAGCCTGAACGGCGACCTCGTGAAGCTCGCGGGCGAAGCCGTGAACCAGAACGGCGAGGTGCTCGTGGTGGGCCGCTCGACGATCCTCGTCATGCCGAAGCCCGCGCACGCCGCGCAATGA
- a CDS encoding DUF1289 domain-containing protein, giving the protein MTTPSPCINVCRMNAQSGLCEGCLRTIDEIAAWSTLDDDAKHAIWDAIEARHREWLARRNAASSGDLL; this is encoded by the coding sequence ATGACCACGCCTTCGCCCTGCATCAACGTCTGCCGCATGAACGCGCAAAGCGGCCTCTGCGAAGGCTGTTTGCGCACGATCGACGAAATCGCGGCGTGGTCCACGCTCGACGACGACGCGAAGCACGCAATCTGGGACGCCATCGAAGCGCGTCACAGGGAATGGCTCGCGCGCCGCAACGCCGCATCCTCCGGAGACCTGCTATGA
- a CDS encoding YbaK/EbsC family protein, translating into MTEVTATHANDNLDTLPDSARRVALLLRERGHAKPVVMLPETGKTSAEAAAGLGCEVAQIAKSILFRRRKDDVPVLVIASGANRVDENKVAERVGEIGRADAKFVREKTGYAIGGVCPIGHAVTPVTLIDADLLALDSLWAAAGHPHAVFNLTPQELVALTGAPVVDVALRDA; encoded by the coding sequence ATGACCGAAGTGACTGCAACGCACGCCAACGACAACCTCGACACGCTGCCCGACTCCGCGCGCCGCGTCGCGCTGCTGCTGCGCGAGCGCGGCCATGCGAAACCCGTGGTGATGCTGCCCGAAACCGGCAAGACCTCGGCCGAAGCGGCGGCGGGACTCGGCTGCGAAGTCGCGCAGATCGCCAAGTCGATCCTGTTTCGCCGCCGCAAGGACGACGTGCCCGTGCTCGTGATCGCGAGCGGCGCGAATCGCGTCGACGAGAACAAAGTGGCCGAACGCGTGGGCGAGATTGGCCGCGCCGACGCGAAGTTCGTGCGCGAGAAGACCGGCTACGCCATTGGCGGCGTCTGCCCGATCGGTCACGCTGTCACGCCCGTCACGCTGATCGACGCGGACCTGCTCGCGCTCGACAGCCTGTGGGCGGCGGCGGGCCATCCGCATGCGGTGTTCAATCTCACGCCGCAGGAACTCGTCGCGCTCACCGGCGCGCCCGTGGTGGACGTCGCGCTGCGCGACGCGTGA